From Pseudodesulfovibrio nedwellii:
TTCATGATATCCAAGCCGTTACATTGACGAAAAAACTCATCAGATAGATATATGGTAAAAAAAACGACCTTCAGCCCAACAGTTCGCCCCGGTACAGTGGTAGAATTCATGCACGGAGACCAGCCACAATTAGCTTGGGTGCTGGAAGAAGCATCCAGCAAACTCCGCCTGCTCACCATCAACAAACGGGAAATGAAACTCCCGGCAGCACGCCTTTTGCCATGGTATGGACCAACCCTGTCTGCGGAACTCTCCCGACAGGATATCCAGAATACACTCAATGAACACCAGGCAGCCCGCGGAGAAATCCTGGCAGGCCTCGATGTTATGGAACTCTGGGACCTTGCTCAGGGAGAAATGGAATCCGCCCCACTGTCATGGTTTGCCGATCTGCTCTGGGAAGACGCAACTCCCGATCAATTGGCTGCATTGGGTTGTGCCATGCTTCAAGCCAAAACGCATTTCAAGTTCCGGCCCCCGAATTTCGAAATATGGTCTGCGGAAAAGGTTGCATTGAAAATGCAACAAAAAGCCGAGGAAAAGGCTCGCGAAGCCGTCACTTCCGCCGGTCAAACTCTCCTTCAGACGCTCTGGGCGGCATATAGTCAGGGCCGCACGCCCAAGCTCCCGGCCATGAACCCGGAACTCTCTGCCAGCCTCGAACAAATACTCAAGCACAAGGTCGGCGACTCTCTCGACGAAACCGAACGCAAAGTATGGACTGCCATAAGCAAGGGATTGCCCGACCAACAGCACCTTGCTCTTCTCCTTGCTCAAACATGGGGAGTCTTACCACGCCACCACAACTATCATCTTGACGAAGCCGATTTTGCATGGGGCGACAGCTGGTCTGAATCATACACCAATGAAATCAATGAAATAGAAAAACGCTTTTCCAATCAGGCCGCAACTGCTGAAATTGACGATTTCATTTCCATAGATGGCATAACCACCCGCGACATCGACGATGCATTCCGTATAGAAAAAACCGACACAGGATACACCCTGTCCATCGCTTTGGCCCGTCCTGATGAGCACTGGGAATTCGGTTCCCCGCTGGACAAGGCAGTGTTATACCGTGCGACCAGTCTGTACCTGCCCGAAGGCACCAGTCACATGATGCCCGAACAATTCGGCACAGGCCTCTACAGCCTGATTCAAGGCGAAACACGCCCTGCCATGATTACAGATTTTTCCCTGAACAACGAAGGAAAACTACTCTCAGTCACGCCGCGTACCGCCTGGATCACGGTAAAAGCCAACATTACCTATGAGAGTGCTGACACAGCCATTGCAAACGGCACTGATGAATCACTTGTTCTTGCGCACCAATTGGCAGAAAAACTTATTGAACGTCGTATAGCCTCCGGCGCATGTGTCATCCGCAAACCGGAACCTATAGTCACTGTATCGGGTGAAGGCGCACAATCTTCTGTCGAAATAACCCTCAAAGAACCAAGCCCGCGTTCAGAATTGGTTATCAGTGAATTCATGGTTCTGGCTAACTCCGGCCTTGCCCTGTGGGCCAAAGAGAATAACGTACCGCTTCTGCATCGCACGCAGGACATCGCCCTGCCGCAAGAATCCGCAGGCATCTTTACCGAACCAGCCGCTATCCTGCGCGCCGTAAAATTACTTTTGCCTCCAACGCTGGAAACCAATCCCAAACGCCATGCGGCCCTTGGCGTCCCGGCATATGCCCCCATAACCTCACCCCTGCGCCGCTATACGGACTTTATCAACATATCTCAGGTGTGTACCTATCTAACAAATGGTACCCCTCGACTGGATAAGGAAGCGTTGAAGCATCTCATCATTCACTTAAGAATGCGCATCCAAGCGGTGAGTGCTGTTCAGCGATTCCGGCCCCGGTACTGGAAACTCGTATACCTCGCCAAACAACGAAAACAGTTCCAATCCGCCGTACTCGTGGAAGAAGCCGGCCCTATGGCGACACTGGCCATGCCCCATTTGCAGGTCAACGTACGTGCCCCGAAAAAGATGCTCGGAGACAAACTCTATCCGGGCCAACAATTCCAAATCAATTTCTCACGCATCGACCCATTGACCAACGAAATCAGACTGGGCGAAGCACTTGAGGAATAGACACTCTTTTCATCTGTCGGCAAAATAGATACAGTCACCGCATACAGTGAAATTTCAGGAGAACTTTTTATGGCTTTAATCATAGGCTCTTTAATCGCATATATCCTCGGTTCCATTCCCTTCGGACTGGTCATTGGAAAAACTTTATGCAACATCGACCCGCGTGAAGATGGCAGCAAAAACACCGGCGCGACCAACGTGGCCCGTTTGTGCGGCACGAAATACGGAATCATAACTCTGATTCTGGATGTTCTCAAAGGAATGCTCCCGGTGTTGTTCGCCGCCACCTGGATTGAATCACATCTGGCCCTAAGCATCGTGGCACTGGCCGCCATTCTCGGTCATGTTTATTCTTGCTTCATGAATTTCAAAGGCGGCAAAGCTGTTGCCACAACTGTGGGTGCTTTTTTCGCACTGGCCCCATGGGCAACGGTCTTTTCTGCAGCCATGTGCCTCGCCATGGTAGCACTGACCGGCCACGTTTCCATGGGTTCCCTGACTTTTGCCCTGGCCCTACCTGTATTCATGATTCTGACTGGCAACTTTGGCTACGTTCCCGTTGCCCTAATTGTCATGGTCATCTTGTTCTGGAGACACAAAGAAAATATCCGCAGACTGGCACACGGTGAAGAAAACCCTTGGATTAAGCCTAAGGAATAAACATGTTCTCCGACTCCCCCAAGCGGTACGCCATTTATTCCATCGGGGCGTCAATCTTGACCTTGGCTCTCAAATTCGGAGCCTGGGCCATGACGGATTCCGTGGGGCTGCTTTCGGATGCAACAGAATCTCTCGTTAATCTTACTGCGGGCGTCCTCGCGCTCACGGCCATCACCATCGCTATGCGTCCGGCGGATGACGAACACGCTTACGGACATGGCAAAGCCGAATATTTTTCCAGCGGTATCGAAGGTATTCTCATCATCATAGCCGCATTTGCCATCGGTTATGCTGCCATCAGCCGTTTCCTTTCCCCACAACCATTGACGAATCTAGGCCCCGGCCTGATTCTCGCTCTGCTCTCATCCGTGGTCAATTATGTGGTTGCCAAAGTCATGCTCAAAGCAGCTCACCGTTTCGATTCCATCACTCTGGAAGCGGACGCACGGCATTTGTTGACTGATGTCTGGACATCAATTGGCTTGGTGGCAGGACTGGCTATCATTATAGTCATGCCGGAATGGAAACTTCTCGACCCGATCATAGCGACTCTTATGGCGATTAACATCGTTTTCACAGGTGTCAGCCTACTCAAACGGTCTGTCGGCGGCCTTATGGACGATGCTCTGCCCAAAAAAGAACTACAGATCATAGCAAATGCCATCCGCAGTTACACAAACAGCGATGCAAGCTTTCACGGATTACGCACCCGCAAGTCAGGCTCAAGGCGCTTCATCGACTTCCACCTGCTTGTACCGGGTGATATGTCGGTCAAAGCGTCCCACGACCTTTGCGGTCTCATTGAAGAATTGATCCAATCGCAGCTATCTCGCGCCGAAGTCACCATTCATGTGGAACCTCTGGAATGCGAGTCATCCTACGATGGTTGGAAAATAGGCGGCACGTGCGCCAAAAAAGTAAAGCCCCTCGAGGACTAGAAACCCTTTTTTTCCCAAGGGATACCACGTAAGACAGCGTCCACGACAGGTTCCAAACTCGCTCGCTTCACAGCGACGGCTGGTATCCCATCCGGGTAGACATTGTGCATGGCTTCATGTCCTTCTGCATCCAGCTTATCCCATTTATTAAGTACAAGAATAGACGGAATATCATCCAATTCCATGTCTCGCAAAATGGAACGCACTGCCTCGACCTGCTCTTCCACTTCGGGATGGGATGCATCACACACCAACACCAGCAGATCAGCTGATTCCAACTCTTCCAATGTGGCCCGAAAAGCCTCTTTCAAATCTGGCGGCAATCGACGAATAAATCCAACAGTATCCGTCAGCACGACCTCGCGCTCCTGCGGGAACCGAATTCGACGACTGGTAGGATCGAGTGTGGCGAAAAGCTTATCCTCAGCAATAACCTTGGATTGAGTCAGGGTATTGAGCAATGTAGATTTGCCTGCGTTGGTATAGCCAACCAGCGACACAATGGGCAACCCTGCCTTGGCACGGCGTTCACGAGTCTGGGTACGCCGTTTACGAACGTCTTTCAGTTCTTTTTTCAAACGGGTCAACCGGTCATTGGCACGACGACGGTCGATTTCCAACTTTGTTTCACCGGGACCACGACCGCCGATACCACCCATGAGTCGAGACATGGCCCGATTCTTTCCGACCAATCGCGGCAAGGTATACTTGAGCTGCGCCATTTCCACCTGTAACTTACCGGACCGGCTGGTGGCATGTTGGGCAAAAATATCGAGAATAAGCTGTGTACGATCAAGAATTTTTCGTTCAGTCACCTTGGCAAGGTTACGTATTTGGGTGGGTGACAACTCCTGATCAAAGATAATGACCGAGGCATTAGCCTGAAGTGCATGGACCTCCAATTCAGTCAATTTACCCTTTCCCATAATAAATTTGGGATTATGCTTGCGCACTCGCTGAATCATGGTTCCGGCAGCGACAAGCCCTGCGGTATCAGCCAGCTCAGCAAGTTCTTCCAAAGAAAGTTCCTGCACAGGACGAGGAGTCTTGTCTACACTGACAAGCAGCACCCGATTCTCATCGGATTCTGTCCCTTGTCCAGCCAACTGTCGGCTAAACTCATCTTCCAGAGCCTCAACAATGCTCCCCAAATCAAGATCGAATCGATCCCAACGCCGAGGCTCAAAAATCTCGTAACTCTTTTCCTCAGGATTGGGAGGTAATAAATGCGCGGCCTGAACGACTTCAGGAAAACCATCACTGACATTCAGAGCAACCACAGAATCGAGTCGTAAGAACACCATATCCATCAGGTCTTCCTGCGACAAAGATTCATTTGAAAGATGTGTATGGAGCAGGCGTAAACCACGGAGTCGTCCTGTGGACAATCGTCTACGCGGTAATTCCGGAATGTAAATGGAACGATTGTCACCCACCAACACCATGCCGACCTTGCCTTGACGGTCAATGAGCAGTCCCAATTGACGGCCAATGTCTGCACTCAATTCCGCCAACTCGCGGGCCTGTTCATTCGTATAGCAATCGTCAGTGGGAAATTGACGTTGATACAACCGGGAAAGACGTTTTATCTGATTGGGTTTCAACCCTTGCAGGTTGCCCTCGGGTTTCTTTGCGATACCCCTACTCCTTTATGGTAGATGCCTTCAGCGTCCCAGCCGGGGCCGCTTTCCAGCGGGGACCAAAGGGCGAACCCCTTTGGAATCCTGTAACCGATCTGAACACAAGAATCGACCCAAACCGCTATGCTCTGTTGGGCCGATTCTTGTGTTCAGATCGGAGTTTATAATATTATCAATGGAAACTCGACAAGTTTCGCTCTCGCCGAAAAACACGAAAAATCATAAAAATTACCGCAAATCAAATCCCGTTTTTCCCTAACCTCATTAGGCTTAGAAAAATGGGACAGATTTGTAGGCGGAAGGTCTCGCGGTTCCCACGGTCGTATCTTACCGAAAAGGACAGTCACAGACCTTCCAATGACGAAGAAAGCCCGCTAAAGCCGCCTCCGAAAATGAAGCTATGCTTCGTTCTCGCTAAGATATTTGGTAATCATGGCGTCGTATTCACTAACAAGTTTAAAAGTCAGAGCAGCCATTTCTTTACGGAATTTCAAAGAGATACCACCATTCTCCTCGATTTCCTTCTGAACAACCGGATAATACTTTGGATCAGGGACTACGCAAATTGAATGAAAATTCTTGGCAGTGGCACGCAACATGGTAGGACCACCGATATCAATCTGCTCGACAGCGGCCTTGAGATCCAATCCCTTGGCAACGGCATCAGCGAAGTTGTAAAGATTGACGCAAATAAGATCAAAAGGCTCAATACCGAAATCACGCAAAGTCTCCATATGCCCTTCGTCATCCTTGTCAGCTAGAATACCGCCATGGATATTCGGATGCAAAGTCTTGACACGACCACCGAGAATTTCCGGAAAATCGGTCACATCAGACACTGACGTGACAGGCAATCCTGCTTCTTGCAGCATTTTTTTGGTACCACCAGTAGATACCAACTCACAGTCTTTGTCAGTCAGGAATTTTCCGAACTCGGCAAGACCGGACTTATCGGTTACGGACAATATAGCTCGTTTGACGGGCAACAATTTCATCACAGACCTCTCTTCTTGTTTCGAGAGGCTCTGCCAGATTCACGCCATAAACGCAAGTAAATGAGTCCGTGATGAAACGATAAAAGGGCCACAGAGAGCCAAAAAACACACCTCACACAACGTCAAGACTGTCGTCTCCCGACAGGATAGGATGCTATATTTCTGAAAAAATATGGATGTATGACTATAAAACAATAAGACATGAGCGGAAGCGTACGAGTGCAAGGCGCAAAAAAAGAATGAGACCGACGCGTAGTCCACTACGCGAGGATTCAGGCTTTTTAAAACAACGCAACAGTCGTGCGCTTATGCACAGCCTTCCTCAGAGGCTGGCTCCCCGCTCCACCAACCATGTGACACGGTGGCGGAACGGGAAACCAACGGGGAGGGGAGACCGTAGTTAGGACTGGAACTGTTCGAGCATTTCCTTGGCGGCTTCGTGATTCGGGTCTGCTTCAAGAATAATCTCAAGCTGAGCCCGTGCCGCATCTTTCTGATCGAGGCAGACAAAGCTTCCCGCCAGGGAATACCGCACTTCGTGCTTGCCCGGGTCAATCTCAAGGTAAGCTTCGAGATGTGGAATTATCTCTTCCAAACGTTCCAACTCATGGCCGAGCCTGATCAAACTGAACAGGGCCACCATATTTTCGGGATTCAGGGTTATGGCTTCGGTAAACAGGGAGTATGCTTCCTCTGTTTCACCATTTTCCAGCCGAATAAGCCCTATCCCAGAAAGACTTTTGTCAGAAGGCTCAATAGTGTGAGCTTTCTCATACATGCGCATGGCGTCTTCCAGTTGACCGCGCTGAACAGCAACGGTTGCCAGGCCGAGATAAGGATCGGGATGAATGCCATTAGAGCTTACAGCTTTCTTGTAATACTCTTCAGCTTTGTCGAGCTCACCCATAAACAGGTAGCATTCACCGAGTTCTTTGTTGATTTCGTAATCCAGATGACCACTCATAATGTCCCCTCCATTTCTCCCTTACCCGGAGGCCGGGTTGAAAAGATCTCCACGGTCACAGTTGACCGCACTGAATCTAGCAATGGCTGTGCCAAAGTCATGTGTTTCCCGATAGAGTCACAACGACATATATCTCTAACATATTGATAAATATTATTTTATGGTAAAACCAGCAATTCAACCCCATAGACCGTAAACGGCTTCACTCCTCTGAAAAGGGAATATTCTGCCCCTGTATTCATTATAAAAATGACGCCGTGCCTTCTTCCAATCAGCTTCTAAAAACATCAAGGAAACCGGAATAAACTTAATATTCTTTTATTTCAAGATGTTATTTGTTTGGAACGGGAGTTGCTTAACCTCTTGCGGACCTGACGGAAAAACAAGCTTGTCAGGAAACCGAACATCGCAGCGAATGCAGGAGGATCAAGGCATGAGAGAGCTTTTCGGACGACACATTCAATTGACAGGCAAGGTCATGGACCTGCACCTGCAACGTCAAAATCTCGTCACTGGCAACATCGCCAACTTGAATACACCGGGGTACAAAGCCCGTTCCATTGAATTTGAGGACAAGCTGCAAAAAGCGCTCAATCAGGATGGAATAGGAAAAATGACCCGTACCTCCAAGGCTCACCTTCCTTCCACATTCAACCCTGACGGATTTTCAGGTGATGGCTTGAAAAGTTTCAAGGCCCGGGAAATATACGGTCAGGACTCGGTGGACCTGGATAAAGAAATGGCAACAAACGCCAAAAACACCATGATGTACAACGCTCTTGCCATGGTCATTAAAAAGAATTTTTCAGGCATGGGCAAAGTCATAATGGATGGAGCGAAGTAATATGGATTTCATGACAGCAATGGACATCAGCGCATCCGGCCTCAAGGCCCAGCGTGCCCAGCTGAATGTCATTTCAATGAACATGGCAAATATCAGGACCACCAAGACAGAAGACGGTGGCCCTTATCAGCGCAAGTCCGTGTCTTTCGAATCCACGCCCGTGTACTCACCCTTCGCTCAGGAAATGCACGACCAGCTGAACCGCGACCTAAAAGGTGTCAAGGTACTCGGCGTGACAGCGGACGAACGTCCTTTCAAACAGGTATTCGAGCCGCATCACCCAGATGCCAACGATCAGGGTTATGTCACCTACCCTGACATCAACGTTGTCGAAGAAATGACCAACATGATGCAGGCAATGCGCGGTTACGAAGCGAATGTGCAAACCATCCAAGGCGCCAAGCGCATGTTCCAGAAAGCCTTGCAAATAGGTATGGGCTAAACTCGAAGGGGTAAAAATCATGGTCGTTAAAAGTGTCGCAATCAATGCATATCAAAATGCTATGGGCAACCGTAGCAAGGCTATCACCAACAAAGTTGCAGACAGCCTGAAAAAACCTCAAGAACCGGTCCAGGGCTTCGACGATACGCTGAAGACTTCCTTGAACAAGGTCAATGAGCTGCAAACAGTGAAGAAAACGATGATCGAAGAATTCGCGACGGGTAAAGCCCAAAACGTGCATGAATTGATGATCTCCATGCAAAAAGCCAGCATGGCCATTCAAATGACCGGCGCTGTCCGAAGCAAAATAATGCAATCTTACAAAGAAATCATGCAGATGCCTTTCTAAGGCTCGCATCAACTTACGTAAAACGCGAAACGTTCAATCTGCGGGAGAGAGAAAATGCCTCCGTTCGTCGCCGAATATTGGTCAAAAGTTTATGGGTTCTGGACCGACCGTTCCATGTCCCAGCGTATTCTCATCAGTGGTCTGGCCGTGTCTGTGGTCATCGCCTTTGCGCTCATGATCTACTGGATGAACAAGCCCGACTATCGGGTTTTGATGACCAATCTTTATCCTGAAGATGCTTCCAGAATCGTGGGCATGTTGCAGGCTGCCAAGGAAGATTACGTCCTCGAGAACAACGGAAAGACCATTAAGGTCCCCGTGGATCGCGTATACGAACTCAGACTCAAGGTTGCTGGCGAAGGCAATCTGCATGGTCAGGGTATCGGCTTTGAAATTTTCGATGAAGTCCAGATCGGACAGACCGACTTCGTCCAGCATATCAATTACCAGCGAGCTCTCCAGGGCGAACTGGCCCGCACCATCACCGAATTCCCCATGGTGCAAAAAGCTCGGGTCCACCTTGTCATTCCGCAGAAATCCCTATTTATCGAAGACCAGGTTGCACCATCGGCATCAATCATCCTCCAGCTGAAAAGCGAAAGTAAACTCGGTTCTGAAGAGACTCAAGGCATTGTCAATCTCGTCTCCATGGCCGTGGAAGGGCTGGACCCCAAGTATATTACTGTTACTGACATGAAGGGTCGTCCGCTCTATACGCCGAGTGACGAATCCTCCGGTCTGTCCCTGTCCAGCGCTCAGATGCTGCACAAGGCTGACGTTGAAGCCCATATGCAACGCCGCATCATCGAACTGCTCGGCCCCGCTGTCGGGCCGGACAAGGT
This genomic window contains:
- the hflX gene encoding GTPase HflX; the protein is MVLVGDNRSIYIPELPRRRLSTGRLRGLRLLHTHLSNESLSQEDLMDMVFLRLDSVVALNVSDGFPEVVQAAHLLPPNPEEKSYEIFEPRRWDRFDLDLGSIVEALEDEFSRQLAGQGTESDENRVLLVSVDKTPRPVQELSLEELAELADTAGLVAAGTMIQRVRKHNPKFIMGKGKLTELEVHALQANASVIIFDQELSPTQIRNLAKVTERKILDRTQLILDIFAQHATSRSGKLQVEMAQLKYTLPRLVGKNRAMSRLMGGIGGRGPGETKLEIDRRRANDRLTRLKKELKDVRKRRTQTRERRAKAGLPIVSLVGYTNAGKSTLLNTLTQSKVIAEDKLFATLDPTSRRIRFPQEREVVLTDTVGFIRRLPPDLKEAFRATLEELESADLLVLVCDASHPEVEEQVEAVRSILRDMELDDIPSILVLNKWDKLDAEGHEAMHNVYPDGIPAVAVKRASLEPVVDAVLRGIPWEKKGF
- a CDS encoding IMP cyclohydrolase → MKLLPVKRAILSVTDKSGLAEFGKFLTDKDCELVSTGGTKKMLQEAGLPVTSVSDVTDFPEILGGRVKTLHPNIHGGILADKDDEGHMETLRDFGIEPFDLICVNLYNFADAVAKGLDLKAAVEQIDIGGPTMLRATAKNFHSICVVPDPKYYPVVQKEIEENGGISLKFRKEMAALTFKLVSEYDAMITKYLSENEA
- the fliE gene encoding flagellar hook-basal body complex protein FliE gives rise to the protein MVVKSVAINAYQNAMGNRSKAITNKVADSLKKPQEPVQGFDDTLKTSLNKVNELQTVKKTMIEEFATGKAQNVHELMISMQKASMAIQMTGAVRSKIMQSYKEIMQMPF
- a CDS encoding cation diffusion facilitator family transporter, whose translation is MFSDSPKRYAIYSIGASILTLALKFGAWAMTDSVGLLSDATESLVNLTAGVLALTAITIAMRPADDEHAYGHGKAEYFSSGIEGILIIIAAFAIGYAAISRFLSPQPLTNLGPGLILALLSSVVNYVVAKVMLKAAHRFDSITLEADARHLLTDVWTSIGLVAGLAIIIVMPEWKLLDPIIATLMAINIVFTGVSLLKRSVGGLMDDALPKKELQIIANAIRSYTNSDASFHGLRTRKSGSRRFIDFHLLVPGDMSVKASHDLCGLIEELIQSQLSRAEVTIHVEPLECESSYDGWKIGGTCAKKVKPLED
- the flgB gene encoding flagellar basal body rod protein FlgB, whose product is MRELFGRHIQLTGKVMDLHLQRQNLVTGNIANLNTPGYKARSIEFEDKLQKALNQDGIGKMTRTSKAHLPSTFNPDGFSGDGLKSFKAREIYGQDSVDLDKEMATNAKNTMMYNALAMVIKKNFSGMGKVIMDGAK
- the plsY gene encoding glycerol-3-phosphate 1-O-acyltransferase PlsY, whose product is MALIIGSLIAYILGSIPFGLVIGKTLCNIDPREDGSKNTGATNVARLCGTKYGIITLILDVLKGMLPVLFAATWIESHLALSIVALAAILGHVYSCFMNFKGGKAVATTVGAFFALAPWATVFSAAMCLAMVALTGHVSMGSLTFALALPVFMILTGNFGYVPVALIVMVILFWRHKENIRRLAHGEENPWIKPKE
- a CDS encoding ribonuclease catalytic domain-containing protein gives rise to the protein MVKKTTFSPTVRPGTVVEFMHGDQPQLAWVLEEASSKLRLLTINKREMKLPAARLLPWYGPTLSAELSRQDIQNTLNEHQAARGEILAGLDVMELWDLAQGEMESAPLSWFADLLWEDATPDQLAALGCAMLQAKTHFKFRPPNFEIWSAEKVALKMQQKAEEKAREAVTSAGQTLLQTLWAAYSQGRTPKLPAMNPELSASLEQILKHKVGDSLDETERKVWTAISKGLPDQQHLALLLAQTWGVLPRHHNYHLDEADFAWGDSWSESYTNEINEIEKRFSNQAATAEIDDFISIDGITTRDIDDAFRIEKTDTGYTLSIALARPDEHWEFGSPLDKAVLYRATSLYLPEGTSHMMPEQFGTGLYSLIQGETRPAMITDFSLNNEGKLLSVTPRTAWITVKANITYESADTAIANGTDESLVLAHQLAEKLIERRIASGACVIRKPEPIVTVSGEGAQSSVEITLKEPSPRSELVISEFMVLANSGLALWAKENNVPLLHRTQDIALPQESAGIFTEPAAILRAVKLLLPPTLETNPKRHAALGVPAYAPITSPLRRYTDFINISQVCTYLTNGTPRLDKEALKHLIIHLRMRIQAVSAVQRFRPRYWKLVYLAKQRKQFQSAVLVEEAGPMATLAMPHLQVNVRAPKKMLGDKLYPGQQFQINFSRIDPLTNEIRLGEALEE
- the flgC gene encoding flagellar basal body rod protein FlgC, whose translation is MDFMTAMDISASGLKAQRAQLNVISMNMANIRTTKTEDGGPYQRKSVSFESTPVYSPFAQEMHDQLNRDLKGVKVLGVTADERPFKQVFEPHHPDANDQGYVTYPDINVVEEMTNMMQAMRGYEANVQTIQGAKRMFQKALQIGMG
- a CDS encoding tetratricopeptide repeat protein, with the translated sequence MSGHLDYEINKELGECYLFMGELDKAEEYYKKAVSSNGIHPDPYLGLATVAVQRGQLEDAMRMYEKAHTIEPSDKSLSGIGLIRLENGETEEAYSLFTEAITLNPENMVALFSLIRLGHELERLEEIIPHLEAYLEIDPGKHEVRYSLAGSFVCLDQKDAARAQLEIILEADPNHEAAKEMLEQFQS